The genomic region ATTCCGCGAATGGAAAGCATTATTGGGGAAGAGCATTTTATCATTAGATCGATGCCTAATACCGCGATCGCTGTTGGTAAGTCGATGACCTGTCTTTGCAGTAATGAAAAAGGACAGAAAAGGATCGCCATTGCCGAAGCTATTTTCAACAGGCTTGGTAGCAGTATCATTATTCCTGAAAATAAAATGCAGGCTGCCACGGTGATCTGTGCCAGTGGAGTCGCCTTCTGGATGCGTTTGATACGCGCAACCACTCAGGGAGCAGTACAACTCGGTTTCGATGCGAAAGACGCTCAGGAGCTTTCTATGCAAACCTGTTTGGGTGCTGCGAGTCTGTTGATCGAATCCGGGAAGCATCCTGAAGAGGAGATCGATAAAGTGACTACGCCTAGAGGCTGCACTATTGAAGGTCTTAATGAAATGGAACACAACGGACTTAGTTCCTCGTTGATCAAAGGAATCCAGGCCTCATTCAAAAAAATTAATAATATTTCAGATCAGTAATTATGCAATTATTTGATGTTTACCCACTTTATGATATCACGCCGGTAAAAGGTGAAGGCTGCTACGTTTTTGACGAATCCGGGAAAAAATACCTGGATCTGTATGGAGGGCATGCAGTGATCTCTGTTGGGCATGCACATCCAGAATATGTGAAATCTATTCAGCAACAGGCTGCAAAATTGGGTTTCTATTCGAATTCGATCAAAAATCCATTACAACAGGAACTTGCTGTTAAACTGGAAAAAGTTTCAGGAGTTAAGGATTACAGTCTCTTTTTGTGCAGTTCAGGAGCTGAAGCTAATGAGAACGCACTAAAAGTTGCCTCTTTTCAAACCGGGAAGGACAGGATCATCTATTTTGAAAATGCTTTTCACGGAAGGACCTCAGGGGTAGTTGCCATTACCGATAATGAATCTATTAAAGCGCCTTTCAATCTTGGCCATAAAGCGACAAAGCTGGCTTTTAATGATACTGACTCTTTAAAAAGGGAGATCGAAAAAGGTGATGTGGCCGCGGTTATTTTTGAAGTGATTCAGGGAGTTGGAGGATTGGACGAAGCTGAATCTGATTTCTATAGATCGGCGGCTGAATTATGTAAAGAAAATCAGGTCATGCTCATTGCAGATGAGGTGCAATCTGGTTATGGTAGAACGGGTGATTTTTTCGCATTTCAGAAACATGGTATCAGACCGGATATTATCACTATGGCAAAAGGAATGGGGAACGGATTTCCGATTGGTGGTATCCTGACCGATAATAATATTCAGCCGAAATATGGAATGCTGGGAACCACATTTGGCGGAAATCATCTTGCCTGTGCCGCGGGAATTTCTGTATTAGATATCATTAAGGAGGAGAATTTGATGCAAAATGCGGCTGGGGTTTCTGAATTCGTAAAGTCAGAAGCGGCTAAAATTCCTGAAATCAAAAAAATAAAAGGAAGAGGTTTGATGATTGGATTGGAATTCGATTTTGAGATAGCTGCTCTCAGGAAAGAACTTTTATTTGAACATGAGATCTTTACCGGTGCATCATCCAACAAGAAGTTGTTGCGTATTCTGCCGCCATTGAATATTAAAAAAGAACATTTTAAAGGTTTTTTCAGTGCCCTAAAATTAGCCTTGAAAAACCAGGAACATAAAACAATGAAGTCATCCTGAAGCAATTTCAGCCTGACGAATATTAGAATTACCAATAAATGAAAAACTACATCAAACTATCAGACATAGAGGATCTCGAATCCATGATCAGAGAAGCCAGAAGCCTGAAAGCTCATAATCCCGATTCCAAAGTTGGAACTGGAAAAACCCTGGGAATGCTTTTTTTCAATAACAGTCTGCGTACTCGTTTAAGTACGGAAAAAGCTGCGAAACTGTTGGGAATGGAAGTGATGGTAATGAATGCTGATAAAGATGGCTGGGCGCTGGAATTTGAGGATGGTGCGGTCATGAATTCAGATAAAGCAGAGCATATTAAAGAAGCCGCTGCCGTACTTTCTCAATATTGCGATATTATAGCGGTAAGAGCTTTTCCCGGACTAAAGGATAAGGAAAAAGATGAATCTGAACATGTGCTGAATAGTTTTAAAAAATATGCTTCTGTTCCAATTGTAAATCTGGAGAGTGCAACGGGTCACCCATTACAAGCTTTGACGGACGCAATCACCATTCAGGAATTTAATAAAGCGGAAAGGCCAAAAGTTGTTTTAAGCTGGGCGCCGCATCCAAAAGCTCTGCCTCAGTCAGTTCCAAATTCGTTCGCCGAAATTATGCAGCGCCTGGATGTTGAGTTTGTGATCACCAATCCTGAAGGATATGATCTTGCTCCGCATGTTAGGAATAATGTGAAAGTAGAGCATGACCAGGAAAAGGCGTTTCAGGATGCCGATTTTGTCTATGTGAAGAACTGGAGCAGTTATGAGAATTATGGTGAGGTACTGAAAGTGGAAAAGAACTGGACAGTTGATCAGTCTAAATTGAAAACCACCAATAATGCGAAGGTAATGCACTGCCTCCCGGTGAGAAGAAATGTAGTCATTGCTGATGATGTTCTGGATAGCGAAAACTCTATAGTGATACACCAGGCTAATAACAGGACCTTCGCTGCGCAGACGGTATTGAAGAGGATTTTAGAATGTTCAAAATAAGATCGTCAAGCTGAACTTGTTTCAGCTTCTCAATAGATCCTGAAACAAGTTCAGGATGATGTAAAGCTATAAAGTCAATATGAAACAAACCCTGAAAGTCATAAAAATAGGAGGAAAGCTAATTGAAAATGAAGCTTTCCTGAATTCCTTTCTGGAGGACTTTGTGCAACTGGAAGGTCCAAAGATCCTGGTTCATGGTGGTGGTAATAAAGCCACCGAGGTTGCGGGAAAACTTGGTTTTGAGACCAAAATGGTTGATGGTAGAAGGATCACAGATAAGGATTCGATGGAAGTAATAACCATGGTTTATGGCGGACTATTAAATAAAAGTATCGTTGCTCACCTCCAGGCCAGGAAACAAAATGCGATCGGCCTATGTGGAGCAGATGGAAAGGTTCTGATCTCAAAAAGGAGAGAGGTAAAGGAGATCGATTATGGTTTTGTTGGGGATGTAGAAAAAGTGAATTCAGATTTTATTAATTCAATTCTTGCTCTGGATATGGTACCGGTATTTTCGGCAATTTCATGTACGGCAGAAGGAGTTCTTTTAAATACTAACGGTGATTCAGTAGCTTCAGAAATTGCTGTCGGGATGAGTAATTCTTATGAAGTAAAGCTTTATTACTGTTCCGAGAAAAAAGGTGTTTTGACCGATATTGAAGATGAAGACTCGGTAATCCCGGAGCTGAATTCTGATAATTATAAGGAACTGGTTGCTTCAAAAGTGATTACAGACGGAATGTTGCCTAAACTTCATAATTGTTTTGAAGCTATTAATGAAGGAGTTTCTGCAGTAATTCTGGGAGATGCGGGATTATTGAAGAAGAATTCTATCCATACCAAAATTGTAAAATAATGCAGTTAGATCAACTTCAGCAAGAAGCAATAGAATTACTCAAAAACCTGATCCAGACGCAGTCATTTTCCGGCGAGGAGGATAAAACAGCCGATCTTCTTGAGAATTGGTTCAAACAGCATGAAATTCCGCATAAGAGGTTTTTAAATAACGTTTGGGCCGTTAATGAACATTTTAACAAGGACAAGCCTACACTTTTGCTAAACTCTCACCACGACACGGTAAAACCGAATTCGGCCTATACCAGAGATCCTT from Gramella sp. MT6 harbors:
- the argB gene encoding acetylglutamate kinase, whose protein sequence is MKQTLKVIKIGGKLIENEAFLNSFLEDFVQLEGPKILVHGGGNKATEVAGKLGFETKMVDGRRITDKDSMEVITMVYGGLLNKSIVAHLQARKQNAIGLCGADGKVLISKRREVKEIDYGFVGDVEKVNSDFINSILALDMVPVFSAISCTAEGVLLNTNGDSVASEIAVGMSNSYEVKLYYCSEKKGVLTDIEDEDSVIPELNSDNYKELVASKVITDGMLPKLHNCFEAINEGVSAVILGDAGLLKKNSIHTKIVK
- the proC gene encoding pyrroline-5-carboxylate reductase, with protein sequence MKIGIIGAGNLGVSIAKGLIFSNAFTTLYLSKRKIDDIQEFSEYSKVTVTSDNLELVRNSDILIFAVQPTQLEKILYEIKDELTDKHVLISTVTGFKIPRMESIIGEEHFIIRSMPNTAIAVGKSMTCLCSNEKGQKRIAIAEAIFNRLGSSIIIPENKMQAATVICASGVAFWMRLIRATTQGAVQLGFDAKDAQELSMQTCLGAASLLIESGKHPEEEIDKVTTPRGCTIEGLNEMEHNGLSSSLIKGIQASFKKINNISDQ
- a CDS encoding N-acetylornithine carbamoyltransferase; amino-acid sequence: MKNYIKLSDIEDLESMIREARSLKAHNPDSKVGTGKTLGMLFFNNSLRTRLSTEKAAKLLGMEVMVMNADKDGWALEFEDGAVMNSDKAEHIKEAAAVLSQYCDIIAVRAFPGLKDKEKDESEHVLNSFKKYASVPIVNLESATGHPLQALTDAITIQEFNKAERPKVVLSWAPHPKALPQSVPNSFAEIMQRLDVEFVITNPEGYDLAPHVRNNVKVEHDQEKAFQDADFVYVKNWSSYENYGEVLKVEKNWTVDQSKLKTTNNAKVMHCLPVRRNVVIADDVLDSENSIVIHQANNRTFAAQTVLKRILECSK
- a CDS encoding aminotransferase class III-fold pyridoxal phosphate-dependent enzyme, translated to MQLFDVYPLYDITPVKGEGCYVFDESGKKYLDLYGGHAVISVGHAHPEYVKSIQQQAAKLGFYSNSIKNPLQQELAVKLEKVSGVKDYSLFLCSSGAEANENALKVASFQTGKDRIIYFENAFHGRTSGVVAITDNESIKAPFNLGHKATKLAFNDTDSLKREIEKGDVAAVIFEVIQGVGGLDEAESDFYRSAAELCKENQVMLIADEVQSGYGRTGDFFAFQKHGIRPDIITMAKGMGNGFPIGGILTDNNIQPKYGMLGTTFGGNHLACAAGISVLDIIKEENLMQNAAGVSEFVKSEAAKIPEIKKIKGRGLMIGLEFDFEIAALRKELLFEHEIFTGASSNKKLLRILPPLNIKKEHFKGFFSALKLALKNQEHKTMKSS